The region CAAACATCCATCAAATTTGTTGGTCCCATGGTGTGGAACAGTATTCCAGAACACATTAAAGATATCCATTCAAGAAACAGGTTTAAACTCGATTTCAAGGACTACTTGTTgttaaattcataatttgtctTTACATTGatcactatgtatatgtatatattctgtTGGTGTATTGGATTTATACTTTTGTATGCGTTTCTTTCTTTcgctgtgtttttgttttcatttttcttacTCAGTGTGTTTTTCATGAACTGCGTTTAAAATAGGAACACGTCAAATAactgattttgtaaaaaaataatataaatattgtaacgAGGCTGAACTCGATTAGTTGCTTGACCAACtatttttcagtctttttctctacagtacaatgtatataaaaaaactgctatgtattattatcattaatttgagaataaattattatatatatatatatatatatatatatatatatatatatatatatatatatatatatatatatatatatatatatatatattattcgtGTGGGGTCGCAGATATTTCGCAAACTACACAGGTGTTCTAGTTGGCTTGTCACTTGAATTCGAACCCAAAGACACAGTTCATTGCAGCTCCGATAGTTCAACGATCGGAGATAATGATTCTATAGCTAACACTCTTGGGGCTCTGCACAGATATTCATAACAACCACGATCAGTTACCATGGAGACCATAATACTGTTTTATAAAACAACATTTCGGTTTTATCTGTATCGATAAGTTATACCACGGTGGCCACATTTGTAAGCAATTGCAATCAACCGACACTTTTCTATTGAGGGTACAGTTGGATTACTGTGTGTGCCACATCTACAGGGGTTTCATCAATGCAGGTTTAATATCATCTATTTCTAATTTTCAAATGGTGTCCTCAATTTAAATTATTCGAAATGTATTTCAGAGAAAAGACCATTCATCACAGTTTTAACACACACATGTGGAACTTCCATTGGGAAGCTGATTTATCGAATACAGGTAATTGACATGAAGCATGAAAATTGCAATTGTTGGCCTCGACTCCAAATAGATCGCAGCACGAACGTTAACGATATAACACATTCAAAACATAGAAAATCATTATTCAGGGTTCATTGAACTCAATCTTATCTCATTTAGCGCGGTTTTAATAtccttgttttatttttagcaaacgttaaaataaaattgattttcaactttATACCTTTTTAGTTGTCATATTTTCCCTCTTTGATTTTGAATTCGTGCGTGTTTGTACCTTAATTCCCAAATACAGATTTGTGTATGATGTATGCATTTTGTAAGAAAGGGATTTTTGTTTTCACTCTAAATGTGAATTTTCTACTTGATgcaattacaattattatcacGGGAAGTATAAAGtgtaaataatttgcataattaatggacACAGGTCATGGAAAAAGCTTACTTACCCCTCCGTAACAAAGTTATACCAGAGATCCTGTACTATATCTGtcacttgtctgtctgtgtctgtccagTTTAGGAATGGATACTTGTCAGGCATATAAGGTGTACCGAACGTAAACCACAAATCATCGGTATGAATTGCGCCTGGAAACAAATGTAGAAATAGTCGTTGAGATATAACTGGCAATCTGTATATTGTTGGTTCTATCCTTGATGTTGCGTTTCATTGACTCAAGTATTTGGGTAATAAGTTTTGATACTTCCCTAAATCAACACCGTGACAGTTGCATATTTAGAGACCTGATACATCAAATGCTGATATGCAAAGATTTCTTCCAATGTGCTCAGTGACTGCACGGGTCGTATATTAAAGGTTGTGACATAATGGGTATATGCTTAAAAACAACTAATACATTTGCAAGAGGTTTGATAAACTCTATACAAGTCCAGGGAGTAACTAACTACTCATGAATTTCACTACATAGGTAATTTATTAACCAGTGACATATTGTGTGCCTCTCTGCCCAAACGTTTGCAGTGCTGGGTTCGACTTGACagcaaaattgaaataaagcacaCCAgtaattacagctaaaacaggtaGTGTTCGCCAGAACAATATTTGTTACATGCACATTCACGATCAAAGTTGATCAATTTGCGTTTTACTTGATATAtaacacttttactgctgaacacGGAATGGTTGTTATCAGGGGGAGTCTAAACAGTTTAAGGAACATAAACAAAGCTTTCTCCTCAATCACATCACAAAGCTAAATAAAAGTGCTCTTTTCtagcaagtaaaacaacaacctgaACTTGCTAAATGATCAACTTTGATGTATGAGTTATGTACAATCTTCTGGCGAAGACTCCCTGTTTTAGTTCTGATAGTAATTTTTCTTTTACGAAGGATACTGGAAATGATTGTACAAACAAAGCATTAGTTAAACCGAGTGATGTGTCCGTGTGTGCAGTGATCACGGATATTCGATCCTTTAGCAATAGAATGTATGGCTAGCATACCCATCCAGTCAGGAAATATACCACTTGGATGATCAAAGCGGTAGGCATATGTGTCCATTCCAGCTTTAGACGTAAAACGTGCTTGCCAATGGATACTTGAATCGAACAGTCTTTCGTCGATCATCTggaatgtgaaaaaaatgttatcgtatgatttatttttattttttaacttagttatttacataatttcttAAAAAACAgcacataataataatgacGAGATGAAACGATTTGGTTATACATATAGTgtgcactatatatatataccccccacacacacacacacacacacacacacccacacccacacacattcatgtatgtgtgtgtgtgtgtgggggggtgttAAGTTTGTAAGCAATACGATACATATTAAAGTTTAAACATGTGGGGGAGGAGGGAGTCATTGATTGGCACTGTCACACAaccactgcccccccccccatccaccaccaccaccaccaccaccaccaccaccaccactatagCCATATCGTTAATGAAATTTGCTTGTTCCAACATATATACTATAATGTTAAGGAAAAGTTCAATTATCACTGAGGTTTTAAATAGTATAAACAGGTTATCACCACCATTTATGTGGAATTTATTCACACAAACATATCTCAGTTACCAAGTCTTAGGAACAAGTCCCGTTAATGTTACGAACAAAAAGGTACGAGTTAGCCTCTTCGTCATTTTTGGGAGCGAAATTGGCAACTTGCCTATATCATATCAGTCATATATAAGAGAATGTAGCGACTTGAAAGAAAGTCTTTAACAACATGCGTCAATTATGGGTACAGCTGTTTTGAAAATGCTTTCTTGGACTCCGTAAAACAAAGAGCCCCCAATGTAACAGAATTCGCCACTTTTTTATGTGCTCATGTTGTGCaataattttgtatgtatgtatgtatgtatgtatgtatgtatgtatgtatgtatgtatgtatgtatgtatgtatgtatgtgtgtgtatgtgtgtgtgtatgtatgaatgtatgtatgtatgtatgtatgtatgtatgtatgtatgtatgtatgtatgtatgtatgtatgtatgtatgtatgtatgtatgtatgtgtggtcaGTGATATTAGTCTCtgatcaaattttaaaaactgaCGTTgaaagaattgaattgaaacGATATCGATAATCgacattgtttacaaacaattacGAGCATAAACAGTGACAGCAAAAACAAATGGTCATGTGGACATACGGACAAGCACTCGGAGTGAGCAAGTATGAAAAAACTCAAGTTCTGAGACATGTTCTCATATATACTACACAAGTACACGTAACGACATGAACTTACATTTGTGTATGCGTTCTTTAGTAACATTTCATCTGTAAGGTCCTCCCAGGGTAAATTGGCATATTCCAATGCATTGTTCATGTCTTCATAGTTTACGTTGTTGGAATAGTATGGTCTCTCAGTGACGACACTATCCCATAATACTTGTCGAAAGTCTTCCAGAGTTATACCATTTGCCGGGTCGTCAAACCAACCCACTGCATTTAAAGGATAACACTTTTAGATGCATGTCAGCCAAAAGCGAATAAAAGATATGATGTGTATTCAAGCTAGTTCATGTAGGGTCAAATCTAATTTGTAAATTACAGCGAATTCATGCAATTGAAAGAAGTTTTTATGAGATTGGTAAAATACGCAAAAATAAACACTGATGTATCGCCACACTTCAAATATAATCTTGTACATTAGAATTAGAAAActggtatattatatatacatgcatactacatatacacatattacatgAACTCGTATAGTGTTGATATTCAACTAGTTTACTAGGTAGTCTAATAAGTATCAGTATAAAATCATGTTCGCATGAGAGAGAGACGAATTGTTGTAccatcaaatatattttttccattttacaaatatttcattaaattaaCTTATTCCAAAAAATTatctataattttttttgtacttgaGAAATCGGTACAGTGGTAGAATTTCAGTACAACTTACTAGTTAGCAGTCGATGTCCAACTGTTTCCAAAGATTTTTTTTAGCAGTATACAGTTAATCAGATCTTGACGAAAGTTAGACACACCGCTGTTTGTTAGAACTGGTTGCCTTCCTTTTTACAGGTTTTGCTGTATTTAGTCCCTTCAAGAATTCAATTACCTATCTTTTACGTTCTATAAAATaccagacacatttcatttttttaaaaagttttccTGTGTTATGGACAGTGATAAATCGTTAATGAACTTACCCATGAGAGGACTGGTCTCGTCATTCAGGTACCCAAGCATCAACGGCATTTTATGGAATGCACCTTTTTCCATCAAGGTTCTTGGGTTGTCGGGAAGAAATCCACCCTCCCCATCCACGACAGGGATGAATGTAAACGTATCATGATTACCCTGGGAGAAGTTAGAGAAACACATATCGTAAATAATACTTGTATTCAGTAATGTAGAAGTCAGACAGAAGTTGTCCAAGGACAgcaatgtcattttatatgcAGGCAACTAtagttactatagttactgtaACACGCTTGTAGTGAGAGTTTATCTGTGGGTCACTCTAATTTCAAGCATGTACAAGACGACTGGACGGAATTCGCCAAATTTTCCATTTTCGGTGAAAGAGTATGTCATGAGTGAATGGATTTCTGTTGTTATGAACGTTGCAATTTCAGTACACGAGACTCCTTAAAAGTAAATTAGGGAAATTCAACTTATCAGTAGAGTACCGGTATGCTAGTACATAACTGGTTATTCCCTACACGTTCAGTCGTGGCGGCGGAATATAAAGGCAATGGCGACACTGAATCTACAAGTTGTCGGTTCGAGCCATGTCGCttccatttgtttctgaatgacttatAAGTCTTTGGGCCAAATTTTAACCACTACTATACCGTCCACTGTCAATTCCGCTGTACAAATAGGGACCTTGTAGTCATTCATGTGAGCTTTATGATTTAATTCTATGATAGTACAGAGGCTGCTCCCCTCGACTAGAAAGTTAAGGATGTTATATAGGGATATGACAAGATAGGTCTTTGctaggagtaataattgtacactatagtcaatgtggcatggtcaTGACATTCATTATGAAAGGCGCTAGCGCTATAAAAATGTTATCTctaatattagtattattactattactattattattctTTCTGCTTAGCACAATCCAAGACGTTTTCAGTAGACTACACCACTTCATGTATATGTCTATGACTtactaatgtgtacatatagcTACCCATAAAGAAAAGATTTTTTTCATCTTCGGTTTTTATTCAGCAAGCTTCAGAGAGTGCAGGTCCTAGGTCTTACTAGAAGACTACATTACATACTGTACAGGCTAGAGTTGGTATACTCCTCTTTATATACAACCAAAGTGTTCGCATAATATACACTGTACTTACCGGTGGTGTGTGATAACAGATTTCCAACGCGTCTTTCGTCATTAGACAAGCTATCAGATCCTCGTGCGGAGTACGTGGACAGCCTATGTTGTCTGCTAGTCCATAGGTACCATTCAATGGGTCGTACGGTGGAACAAAGGTGGAAAAAACTGATAATGCACTACCGCTTTGCTGGATAGCTTTTTGAAACAAccctttgttttaaaaaataaaaagacttTATAAAAATTGATTCCAAAACTATGGTAATAGAGTTTGGCGTtataatttatttgtatgtatgtatgtatgtatgtatgtatgtatgtatgtatgtatgtatgtatgtatgtatgtatgtatgcatgcatgcatgcatacaacaCAATGGGGTATAAAAAGAGTTTCGTTTTGGTATTTCTTGGCAATTgcgtgaaatttatgtgatgttaaatcatgaaatgactttccagaacccaaagGTATGCGAACATCTCTATTTCCTgtagtggcattccccttttaTTCAGTATGTATGAAGTCAACCAAACTCATGACCATTAAAATAATGTGCTACCAAATTTAATAAATTGGGTTTTTTTGTGTGGATTTTTTAATGTGTTATcatatgatcaaacacttacaATCCGTACAACAATCTTACCCTCAGACATTGGAGATAACAAGTGCATGGCAACACTGGAACTTCCCGCACTCTCTCCGAACACAGTCACACGGTCCTTATCACCTCCAAAGTACTCAATGTTTTTCTGTATCCATTTTAAGGCAGCTACTTGGTCTAGCATTCCATAGTTACCAGGAGATGCACCATCCATCGTACTTAGATAGCCTAACCAGTAATAGAAAACGGAGCATCAAACGCATTGACATAATCTGAAAATCACCACATCTTAgataaagtctgtgtttgtttgctttGCAATTAACAATTTGTGGGAATTGTATACAGGCCGCAATATCAGTCGTATTCCTAAGGGTATATCACCATTTACATTACGAAGGCTATAAGTTTGTTAATATCAAGGCCAAAAATCTCTTCCTAAATACATACGTTATTAAATCCGCCATGCGATTAGCTCTTAGGAATGAAAGCTCGGAATGATTTCTCTCACAAGAACATATCATCATTATTTATGGTTTTATTAGTATGtgcaattatttcatttgtgcTGTACTGTTAATGATTGTGTTCCTTTATATTGTGTACACCTTACAATATTTAATCACACGGTTTGGGTTACCATGGGTTACCATGGGTTTATTCGTTGTAACCAGACATCTTGTCAGCGAAGAGTACATTAATATACAAGTAATTCCTGACTTGTCGATCTTCGTGATATCATGATGCTCAGATAAACTGACGAGAGTTATGGCAAAGAACTGTATACTTCCTCACCTAGTGCTCCAAGACGGTAGTTGAACGTCACCACAACAACTTTCTTTCTCTGTGCCAAAATTCTACCGTCGTATAAATACATAGCAGTGCCAATTTCGTATCCACCACCCTGTATGAACGCCATGACGGGGAACTTTTCTGAGGGATCCAGTGTCTGTTGAACGAATTGAAGGGTATGTTGGATTAGGATGTCAGTGGTAGATAATGGTGCTTTAGTTGTGAATGTTTTGTGCTGATTTttatcgatgatgatgatgatgacgacgacgccgatgatgatgatgatgatgttgttgttgttgatgatgatgatgatgatgatgatgatgatgatggtggtggtggtggtggtacccgttgttgttgttgttgttgttgttgttgttgttgttgttgtggtggtggtggtggtggtgatggtaatgGTGGTGTTAAGAATggcaacgacgacgacgatgatgatgataacatattagtttgtttatttgtcttgCCAATAATCAGTAATAGATACGGTATTCAACTGTGTACGTTTTGAAGTCTTGTACTTTGACATGCATCGTACTCAGATCATACCAACTGATATGCCAGCCATGGTTATTGTTAGATAGTATACTTTATAAAGTGTGTCGACTTCGCTAAAAACAAGATAATGAACGTCAGAACCCCTAGCTTTCAACAAATGGAGAGATTTTACGAATTGTAATGAAAATCATTCCCGAGGTACATTATCCTACCTTCCATTTGAAATACCTTACGGAATAGAACTGTTGAATTCAGAGTAATCATAGAAACGGTACCGGTGCCAGTGCATAGTGATCACAGCCCAGTTGGATTGGTGCACTGGTATTTGTCTATTGATACTAACAATGAACTTTGTAATAATTCAGAAAGAATACTCACCTCTGGTGCATATATGTTCATATAAAGACAATCTTCATCGAGGATATCACTGAATGAAATATCACTATTGGATATATTACGGATTGTTCCAATAATTTCTCTAAGTCGTTCCAAATCAATCGGCAAATTACCAATTATCTCTTTGATTATATCCCGGATTGGTTCGGGTATTGGTATGTCATCATCTAAGTCGGGTGCTATGATTGCTTTCAGAATGTCTGCAAGTGCCAAATTTGTCGACGGGCCGATTGGCAGTGGCGGAAATGGTATTGGTAAGGCAGTTGGAAAGGGAATTGGAAGATTAGACAACGAAAAATTATAGAAAAGCGAACCAAGTTGTGGGCACGCTGGTCCGTAGTAAGTTGCATCTCTTTCTTCCGTCCACGATGGTTCTGGACCTGGAGGTTGAAATCTTAGATTATCGACAGGTGGAGCGGCGAAGGGAATCCGACCAAAGAAATTGACAAAGAGATCGCCAGTTTCATCAACTTGGTATCTCCTGCCACGTACATCTCCTTGGTCGGGAATGTTAACTACTTTGGTATCACCCTCATAGTTAAATCCGTGTACTAAGTACGCGCACAGAAAAACTACAGCAAGGTGAAACAAAGGAGTACTCATCATCTCAACTGTATACTAGCATGTGATTCAACCGTACAATCCTATGACACGAGGTGCATACACGGGACAGGCAGCCAAAATATCAGTTGTCAATCAATTTGTTGTGAGAACCAACGAGAATATAGCATCAGGTACATCGACCTTGAAGGTCAACATAGATAATGGTTGGAGTATCCCCAGTATCATCCTGTCACACCATTTAGATTTATGACTTACTTCGAGACCAAAGTAGGTTGTTAGGAACAATTAGGACACGTCATGGGCACTGTCTCTGTGCAAGTGTTACGACTCACAGATCTAaattatatccattcaggatattGTAGTGAATTTTCATCTTGAACTCTTACTTGAAGTCAAAAAGCTTATGAACTTTGTActtacagtgacattccgttacGCCTAACACATCTCGACATTGCCGGGTATTTCGGgattgtttgtaccaggtacgattgaactagttttaatatgacatgatgtgttaattttagaactTCATTATATGAATTAATCGTTTTGTAGAAGTTCTATTTTTAGACTAGCAAAACAAAGTATAGGGCAAATTTAGCGTGCGTAGCATCCCTAAAGTTTCCACTGTGTATTCCAAAGTTCAAAAACTGACGATGAGTGCCAAACTCAGTTTTCAGATAAATTGGCGAAATTTGTACGACATTGACAGCCAAATGTCGTAAAGTAAATATTGAATAGTAACCCTAGTagaaaattatatacaataaaGTTTGCCTAAAGGtatttttcattgttatttttctgtTCTAGCCAAAACACGTCAATGGTAAAGTTTGACTGCATAGCATGCCTACATTTTCTATTATGAATTCCAAAGTTCAAAAGCTGATGATAAACACTAAATAAACTCTTTGGATAACAGAATGATGTGCTGATATCATGAACATCAAATGTGTGGACGTTCAAATTTTGTATATCATGATGATAGTTACACGTTTATTACTATCGACAAGATTTTTATTTGTGAAGGTTATAAATCCCAAAATTACATTGCATATCTAAAGCACGTAGTTGAAATACAGTAacatttacaatatcatgtgAGATGATTGACATGGTAATACATGaagtacatacaaaaaaaaccttctcactgtttgttttgttagtCATTTCTATTAGACATCTTATATTTCCTATTCTAGTTTATTGAATAATCCAAAAGAGTTTTCAAAGTTAAAGCCAAATGACCATATTCTCtcaaatattaatttcaaaccACGGTTGCTAAGGAGATATTGATTATCGGCAACCCATGCAAATGACATGTCTTTGTAATCACCTAGTCACACACGACTGTAAGAATAACTTTTATCAAAACAATGAACACCATGTTGTTTCAACAGGCATCACAGTATGTGTACGTGCAATCAGGAGATGCTGTGGACGAGGAAACCTTCTAATCACTGATACTCGTTCCTGGACAAGAAGGCAGCGCTCTTAACGATTCATCAGTCACAATCTAAGAATAATtattatgaaaacaatgaaCACCTTTGTTTCAGCAGTCATCACAGTACGTACAATCAGGATATGCTGCGGACGAGGACACCTTTTTATCATACTCGTTCCAGAAGGCAGCGCTCTTAGAGTCCAAATCGTTACTGGTAGTACAAGGTAAGTCGATATGAAACAAGTCAGATGTCTCTGGGTCAAAGGTTTTCCATTTGTGATCTATGTTTGGTATTGTTTCACCGTCAGAGGTTGGGttactgaaaatgtaataaAGAATACATGCCTAAAGAATACATGCCGAAAACTATAGTTTGATCTCAGACTCTATGCACTCTCAGAGACTGAGATGTCCCCTCATATCCAGTTATATTAGTAAACACTCATCCCTGTTTTTCCTCTCACTCACCCCCTCTTCTCTACCCTCCCtccctgtctgtatgtctgtatgtctgtctgtctgtctgtctgtctgtctgtctgtctgtctgtctgtctgtctgtctgtctgtctgtctcgctccACCAACAACACTCCTCGCTTAATTTACAAGCATCTGGATACCACAAACAGCATATATTTATGAACTATAAACTTTAGAATCGTATACAGTACCGATACAGTTATTTAATTGGTCTATAGATGAATACGGTGTGAATTTAAAGATAACTGATAAGACAGCacaatatattcaaacttaGTACATAGTAATTGAACGATTCAAAATATTCACTGCAATGTCGACACAATGCATGCATATCTAAAATTTATTTACCCATATTTGGCAAAATTAGTCCAAAGTGACATCACTGTATCACTCATCGATCTATCAAGGTCAGTCCAGTCACGTCGACGGTCATTTTCGTACGGTACACCGAATAGATAAAACAGTTCTTCACCGTGTACAACACCTGGACATGAACGAGGAACAGGCTGACGTTAAAACGATTATATCAAAATCAATCATACCGCAGCAGCTGAAACAAAATCTATAACACTCACCAACTGACGAACTCCAGAGACAATGTATTGAATCACCTCCTTATATTCTTTGTATACCCTATGCCTGCAATATTGAACATCTAACAAGGTATCGGAACAATATCGATGTGAACTTCGACCACATTTCTGAAGTGATCCATACCGTTTCATTCCTTTCGTGAAATTCGATAACCCTTCTCAAATCCAACTAAATATCTATTCAACGATCCATAATCCTAAGTTTAACTTCACCTTGTCAATGAGTAGACTGTTATCAACCCTCAGCAAGAAATTCACACTCCAGTTGCACTCattgctttatttatcagtCATGATTTATTTCAAGTACATTTAACGTGGTATGGAATAATAGTATACCATGTACAGAAATCAGGTGAGGTAACGTAACATACATCGCTACCACCGGGTACACAAGCTTGTCTCATTCATGTAGCACACAATGGCATGACGTCTTTAACATGACTGCCATCGAGTCGATAGACGTATGAAATGTCGTAACATGCCCACACAGCACCACAGTCAGTGAAACAATATTTCGGTAGATATTCCTTCGTTTTGATCACCAATGCAACAAGTTCATACACAACAGACCTGACCGTGGACTTATTTCAATCAATGTTGTCAAAAGTAGTTAAGAGAGTTTCAACTTATTTTCagtggtttattttattgttgatGTCACTTTTACATTCACATCAGTTTCAGCAATTTGAGTTGTGTACTTAGTGGCCTCatatattcaaaaatgtaaaaacaacaaccacgGACATATGCTTTGAAGAAGAAGTTAGACAACAAATTTTAGAAACTATCTCTACGAACGTAGTTCATTAATTCCAGTGAACTGAACACCCTCTTCCCCTTTTAGAAAGAGGACTTCTCATTTTGAACAAATGCAATAATATGGGACTACTAGTATCTTGGTCAAGTTTTGATTTGAATTGTACAAACCTGTCCAACTTGGAAGCGGATTAGTCTCTGACATATAATCAAAGCGATAGAAATATGTTGGCACGGAATCCTCGGCAATCAGTCGGGTTTGGAGATATACTCCAGCCATGTAACCTCGATCAACACCTAACTAAgatgaaaacattcaaaataaattattaatcaAAATGTAGAGATTAAAaaggcacatacatacatgcatacatacatgcatacatacatacatacatacatgcatacatacatacatacatacatacatacatacatacatgcatacatacatacatacatacatacatacatacatacatacatacatacatacatacatacatacatgcatacatacatgcatacatacatacatacatacatacatgcatacatacatacatacatacatacatacatacatacatacatacatacaggcaggcaCGAAAAAGCTCATAACTTTGTTTCGTATCAAGTACTCACCTTTACGTAGCTATCTCTCAATTCAATTCCATCATCCGGGTTCTTCCATGGCGTGTAACGAAAGTTTATTGaattgaaaatgtcattataaGCTACAGTATCATCACCAGCTCCATTCTCGTTGTAAACCCTCGAGTTGACGACCCGTGTCGTTATCAAATCTTCAAACTTTTTCTTCGAAATACCATTGTTATTAACCCCTGGAATAACCACTGcagaaataaatacaaaatcagTGTTACAAGTACgaattgaaatataaaaatccAAGGGAATGAAATTCATTTAGTAAATATTTGCCCAATATATTTGTTACAAACATGTCGGTTTTTGGTCTTTTTAATCTATTGCCAAATCTGAATAAGATATGACAGTAGACACTCATATTATCAAAATGAGTTATCATAGTTATGGTGTACATCAGTTttattatgaataaataatattgaatgCATCCGTCTTACGAAAGCGAACaattctttattttcaatttctattTTCAATGAGGGCTACAGGGCTAAGCTTTGATGACGCATGCGCAGAAACGGATTGCTACCTGTATGTTGATAACCTGACATGACCTACAATTAAATTTAGGTCagctaaatgtacatgtatgaggaTTAGTCATAGAAATACAAGGTTTATAAAACACCCTTCCGGGAACCATTCCGAGTGCTAGATTCCACTGAATTATTAAAGAAACAAGGTCCATTTTGAGAAACTACCTCATAGTcgctaaataaaatattacatgaaaCTCAATTATTTCAATGTGTGC is a window of Glandiceps talaboti chromosome 5, keGlaTala1.1, whole genome shotgun sequence DNA encoding:
- the LOC144434900 gene encoding fatty acyl-CoA hydrolase precursor, medium chain-like, translated to MMSTPLFHLAVVFLCAYLVHGFNYEGDTKVVNIPDQGDVRGRRYQVDETGDLFVNFFGRIPFAAPPVDNLRFQPPGPEPSWTEERDATYYGPACPQLGSLFYNFSLSNLPIPFPTALPIPFPPLPIGPSTNLALADILKAIIAPDLDDDIPIPEPIRDIIKEIIGNLPIDLERLREIIGTIRNISNSDISFSDILDEDCLYMNIYAPETLDPSEKFPVMAFIQGGGYEIGTAMYLYDGRILAQRKKVVVVTFNYRLGALGYLSTMDGASPGNYGMLDQVAALKWIQKNIEYFGGDKDRVTVFGESAGSSSVAMHLLSPMSEGLFQKAIQQSGSALSVFSTFVPPYDPLNGTYGLADNIGCPRTPHEDLIACLMTKDALEICYHTPPGNHDTFTFIPVVDGEGGFLPDNPRTLMEKGAFHKMPLMLGYLNDETSPLMVGWFDDPANGITLEDFRQVLWDSVVTERPYYSNNVNYEDMNNALEYANLPWEDLTDEMLLKNAYTNMIDERLFDSSIHWQARFTSKAGMDTYAYRFDHPSGIFPDWMGAIHTDDLWFTFGTPYMPDKYPFLNWTDTDRQVTDIVQDLWYNFVTEGNPTDTSVSNVEGEWEKYTKDNQRLFHIMAPTSKMLDGTVDSDAHAYWMQYDDQVVRSASREAVCECPTGEPCEDVGEPGPVDGGVLFFQHKIFMLASVLATMVTMNLMS